In the Enterobacter asburiae genome, GGACAATATTTTGTTAACTGTTAAAATATAAGGTATAGGGATTGGTAAATGATAAATCATTCCCATTCATATAGACAAAAGTTAAAAAATTACACCTCTCATGAATCTTCAGTTGCTTAACACCTTGAATTTTACTTTTGATCTTTATGATGACAAACTATAAAATCTTTGCTTAGACATAAGTAAAACCTTTAGGCTAGTATATCATGAGAAATCGCTTGCCACTAAACGGGTTACGGGCTTTTGAGGCTTCAGCCCGCCACCTTAACTTTACACGCGCTGGACTTGAACTACATGTTAGTCAAGCTGCAGTAAGTCAACAAGTTCGTTCTCTTGAAAACCTCCTCAATGTCAATCTGTTTCGAAGGCTGCCGCGAGGATTAGTTCTTACTGAAGAAGGTGCGCATTTACTTCCAATTCTTAACGATGCATTTAATCGTATGGATTCAGCCTTACAAAAATTTCGCGGAGGTAAATTTCTCGAAGTGCTTACTGTTGCAGTAGTAGGAACCTTTGCTATTGGATGGCTTTTACCTCGGCTTAAGGATTTTTATGAAAAATATCCTTGGATTGATTTGAGGATTTTAACCCATAATAATACAATTAATTTAGCAAATGAAGGTATTGATGCGTCAATTCGTTTTGGAACGGGAAAATGGACTCTTACTGAGAATATCGAGCTTTTTGCTGCCCCGCATACTGTACTATGTTCCCCTGTTGTTGCAGAAAATCTTCTCTCGCCGAATCATCTACGGTATAAATTATTATTCAGAACCTATCGTCAGGATGAGTGGTATAACTGGCTTGAAGTTGCAGGTGTTGAGCCATGGGTAATTACAGGGCCTATTTTTGATTCATCAAGACTTATGGTTGATGCCACTAGCATATCTGATGGCATAG is a window encoding:
- a CDS encoding LysR family transcriptional regulator, which gives rise to MRNRLPLNGLRAFEASARHLNFTRAGLELHVSQAAVSQQVRSLENLLNVNLFRRLPRGLVLTEEGAHLLPILNDAFNRMDSALQKFRGGKFLEVLTVAVVGTFAIGWLLPRLKDFYEKYPWIDLRILTHNNTINLANEGIDASIRFGTGKWTLTENIELFAAPHTVLCSPVVAENLLSPNHLRYKLLFRTYRQDEWYNWLEVAGVEPWVITGPIFDSSRLMVDATSISDGIALAPSCMFKRELDLGLLKIPFDIHVNMGSYWMTTLKSKQKSAALTAFSTWLQECCL